Proteins encoded in a region of the Saccharothrix ecbatanensis genome:
- a CDS encoding NADH-quinone oxidoreductase subunit G — MTMAPEKSTEVVVPEGHVKLVIDGVEVVAPKGELLIRTAERLGTVIPRFCDHPLLEPAGACRQCLVEVEMGGRPMPKPQASCTMTVADGMVVKTQLTSPVADKAQQGVMELLLINHPLDCPICDKGGECPLQNQALAHGRSDSRFHEHKRTFPKPIPISTQVLLDRERCVLCQRCTRFSAQIAGDPFIELLERGSQQQVGVAQDKPFQSYFSGNTIQICPVGALTSAAYRFRARPFDLMSTPGVCEHCSSGCSTRTDWRRGKVQRRLAGDAPEVNEEWTCDKGRFAFAYATAEDRIRRPLVRDPESGELRESSWTEALQYAAEGLAKARDGKGVGVLAGGRLTVEDAYAYSKFARIALRTNDVDFRARAHSAEELEFLTSSVLGTNPDNGGVTYAGIEAAPAALLVAFEPEEESPIVFLRLRKAARKNRIKVFHLGQFTSPAVEKTNGVLLACVPGGEPAALNALPEHAADVVDELAKPGAVILVGERAAEVPGLFSAVAALAERTGAKVAWIPRRAGERGALETGLLPTLLPGGRLVGDDAARAEVERVWGLEPGTLPETAGRDTTGILTAAASGGLDALVVGGVDPNDLPDPELAERALDFTGFVVSLELRHSAVTAHADVVLPIAPAVEKAGSYLNWEGRTRAFTTTIDGTGALPDGRVLDTLAVEMDADLFTQTPAAAAADLARLGVQTASATAPTVPAPLLPQPKQGQAVLATWRRLLDNGSLQDFEPNLAGTARPVVAKLSEATARNLGVELGGEITVATDRGEVVLPVEAADLPDGVVWLPGNSGAVTVRRNLVAGHGSVVAVSPVVAGSAEKITAPAGGKA; from the coding sequence ATGACGATGGCGCCTGAGAAGAGCACCGAGGTCGTGGTCCCCGAGGGCCACGTCAAACTCGTGATCGACGGCGTGGAGGTGGTCGCGCCGAAGGGCGAGCTGCTGATCCGCACCGCGGAGCGGCTGGGCACGGTCATCCCGCGCTTCTGCGACCACCCGCTGCTCGAACCCGCGGGCGCGTGCCGGCAGTGCCTGGTCGAGGTGGAGATGGGCGGCCGGCCGATGCCGAAGCCGCAGGCCTCCTGCACCATGACGGTCGCCGACGGCATGGTGGTCAAGACCCAGCTGACCTCGCCGGTGGCGGACAAGGCGCAGCAGGGCGTGATGGAGCTGCTGCTCATCAACCACCCGCTGGACTGCCCGATCTGCGACAAGGGCGGCGAGTGCCCGTTGCAGAACCAGGCGCTGGCGCACGGCCGCTCGGACTCGCGGTTCCACGAGCACAAGCGGACGTTCCCGAAGCCGATCCCGATCTCGACGCAGGTCCTGCTCGACCGCGAGCGGTGCGTGCTGTGCCAGCGCTGCACGCGGTTCTCCGCGCAGATCGCCGGCGACCCGTTCATCGAGTTGCTGGAGCGCGGTTCGCAGCAGCAGGTCGGTGTGGCGCAGGACAAGCCGTTCCAGTCCTACTTCTCCGGCAACACCATCCAGATCTGCCCGGTGGGCGCGCTGACCAGCGCCGCGTACCGGTTCCGCGCCCGGCCGTTCGACCTGATGTCCACGCCGGGCGTGTGCGAGCACTGCTCGTCGGGCTGCTCCACCCGCACCGACTGGCGGCGCGGCAAGGTGCAGCGGCGGCTCGCGGGCGACGCGCCCGAGGTCAACGAGGAGTGGACCTGCGACAAGGGCCGCTTCGCGTTCGCCTACGCCACCGCCGAGGACCGCATCCGCCGCCCGCTGGTGCGCGACCCGGAGTCCGGCGAGCTGCGCGAGTCGTCGTGGACCGAGGCGTTGCAGTACGCCGCCGAGGGCCTGGCGAAGGCGCGTGACGGCAAGGGCGTCGGCGTGCTGGCCGGTGGCCGGCTCACCGTCGAGGACGCCTACGCGTACTCGAAGTTCGCCCGGATCGCGTTGCGCACCAACGACGTCGACTTCCGCGCCCGCGCCCACTCGGCCGAGGAGCTGGAGTTCCTGACCAGCTCGGTCCTCGGCACGAACCCGGACAACGGCGGCGTGACGTACGCGGGCATCGAGGCCGCGCCGGCCGCGCTGCTGGTCGCGTTCGAGCCGGAAGAGGAATCGCCGATCGTGTTCCTGCGGCTGCGCAAGGCGGCCCGCAAGAACCGGATCAAGGTCTTCCACCTGGGCCAGTTCACCTCGCCCGCGGTGGAGAAGACGAACGGCGTGCTGCTGGCGTGCGTGCCCGGTGGCGAGCCCGCCGCGTTGAACGCGCTGCCCGAGCACGCCGCCGACGTGGTGGACGAGCTGGCGAAGCCGGGCGCGGTGATCCTGGTCGGCGAACGCGCCGCCGAGGTGCCCGGCCTGTTCTCCGCGGTCGCCGCACTGGCCGAGCGGACCGGCGCGAAGGTCGCCTGGATCCCGCGCCGCGCCGGCGAGCGGGGCGCCCTGGAGACGGGCCTGCTGCCGACGTTGCTGCCGGGTGGACGCCTGGTCGGCGACGACGCCGCCCGCGCCGAGGTCGAGCGGGTGTGGGGCCTGGAGCCCGGCACGCTGCCCGAGACGGCCGGCCGCGACACCACGGGCATCCTGACCGCCGCCGCGAGCGGTGGGCTGGACGCGCTGGTCGTCGGCGGTGTCGACCCGAACGACCTGCCGGACCCGGAACTGGCCGAACGCGCGTTGGACTTCACCGGTTTCGTGGTCAGCCTGGAGCTGCGGCACAGCGCGGTCACCGCGCACGCCGACGTGGTGCTCCCGATCGCCCCGGCGGTCGAGAAGGCGGGCAGCTACCTGAACTGGGAAGGCCGCACCCGCGCGTTCACCACCACGATCGACGGCACCGGCGCGCTGCCGGACGGCCGGGTGCTGGACACGCTGGCCGTCGAGATGGACGCGGACCTGTTCACCCAGACCCCGGCCGCCGCGGCGGCCGACCTGGCCAGGCTCGGCGTCCAGACCGCGAGCGCCACCGCGCCGACCGTGCCCGCGCCGCTGCTGCCGCAGCCCAAGCAGGGCCAAGCGGTCCTCGCTACTTGGCGGCGGCTGCTGGACAACGGCTCGCTGCAGGACTTCGAGCCGAACCTGGCCGGCACCGCCCGTCCGGTGGTGGCGAAGCTGTCCGAGGCCACCGCGCGAAACCTCGGCGTCGAACTCGGCGGTGAGATCACCGTCGCCACCGACCGGGGCGAGGTGGTGCTGCCGGTCGAGGCGGCCGACCTGCCCGACGGCGTCGTGTGGCTGCCCGGCAACTCGGGCGCGGTCACCGTGCGGCGCAACCTGGTCGCCGGCCACGGTTCCGTGGTGGCGGTGTCCCCGGTCGTCGCGGGTTCCGCCGAGAAGATCACAGCGCCTGCTGGAGGCAAGGCATGA
- the nuoF gene encoding NADH-quinone oxidoreductase subunit NuoF: protein MAAVTNGASAGTSTSAPLTPVLTKRWLSPRSWTLKTYEQLEGYTALRKALTAHPDQLIQQCKDSGLRGRGGAGFPTGMKWGFIPQGDGKPHYLVINADEGEPGTCKDIPLMMADPHSLIEGVIITSYAIRANFAAIYVRGEVLHVIRRLHAAVREAYEAGYLGKDILGSGFDLDVVVHSGAGAYICGEETALLDSLEGKRGQPRLKPPFPATSGLYSSPTVVNNVETIASVPYIVNGGADWFRGMGRERSPGPKIFSLSGHVERPGQYEAPMGITLRELLDLAGGMKDGVPLKFWTPGGSSTPLFTADHLDVPLDFEGAAEAGSLLGTTALQIFNETVSVPWAVMKWTEFYKHESCGKCTPCREGTYWLVQILQRMVRGEGTASDIDTLLDVCDNILGRSFCALGDGAVAPITSGIKYFKHEFLALCDKNSQVLAGASA, encoded by the coding sequence ATGGCCGCTGTAACCAATGGTGCCTCCGCCGGTACGAGCACGTCGGCACCCCTGACCCCCGTCCTCACGAAGCGTTGGCTGTCCCCGCGTTCGTGGACGCTGAAGACGTACGAGCAGCTGGAGGGGTACACGGCGCTGCGCAAGGCGCTGACCGCCCACCCGGACCAGCTGATCCAGCAGTGCAAGGACTCCGGGCTGCGCGGTCGCGGCGGCGCGGGCTTCCCCACCGGCATGAAGTGGGGCTTCATCCCGCAGGGCGACGGCAAGCCGCACTACCTCGTCATCAACGCCGACGAGGGCGAGCCCGGCACCTGCAAGGACATCCCGCTGATGATGGCGGACCCGCACTCGCTGATCGAGGGCGTCATCATCACCTCGTACGCGATCCGGGCGAACTTCGCCGCGATCTACGTGCGCGGCGAGGTGCTGCACGTGATCCGCCGGCTGCACGCGGCGGTGCGCGAGGCGTACGAGGCGGGCTACCTGGGCAAGGACATCCTCGGCTCGGGCTTCGACCTCGACGTCGTGGTGCACTCCGGCGCCGGCGCGTACATCTGCGGCGAGGAGACGGCGCTGCTGGACTCGCTGGAGGGCAAGCGCGGCCAGCCCCGGCTCAAGCCGCCGTTCCCGGCGACCTCCGGCCTGTACTCGTCGCCGACCGTGGTGAACAACGTCGAGACGATCGCCAGCGTGCCGTACATCGTCAACGGCGGCGCGGACTGGTTCCGCGGCATGGGCCGCGAGCGGTCGCCCGGCCCGAAGATCTTCTCGCTCTCCGGCCACGTCGAGCGCCCCGGCCAGTACGAGGCGCCGATGGGCATCACGCTGCGCGAACTGCTGGACCTCGCGGGCGGCATGAAGGACGGCGTCCCGCTGAAGTTCTGGACGCCGGGCGGCTCGTCCACCCCGCTGTTCACCGCCGACCACCTGGACGTCCCGCTGGACTTCGAGGGCGCGGCCGAGGCGGGCTCGCTGCTCGGCACCACCGCGTTGCAGATCTTCAACGAGACGGTGTCCGTGCCGTGGGCGGTCATGAAGTGGACCGAGTTCTACAAGCACGAGTCGTGCGGCAAGTGCACGCCGTGCCGTGAGGGCACCTACTGGCTGGTGCAGATCCTCCAGCGGATGGTGCGCGGCGAGGGCACGGCCAGTGACATCGACACGCTGCTGGACGTCTGCGACAACATCCTGGGCCGCTCGTTCTGCGCGCTCGGCGACGGCGCGGTGGCGCCCATCACCAGCGGCATCAAGTACTTCAAGCACGAGTTCCTCGCTCTCTGCGACAAGAACTCTCAGGTCTTGGCTGGAGCAAGCGCATGA
- the nuoE gene encoding NADH-quinone oxidoreductase subunit NuoE, which translates to MSTSEEVYAASALDPVETQRLVSDNPVDTGVFDQSIVDKAQAIVARYPQSRSALLPMLHLVQSVEGYVSQAGITFCADQLDLANAEVSAVATFYTMYKRRPCGEHLVSVCTNTLCAVLGGDAIYSKLKEHLDVGHEETAGEPGAPGSITLEHAECLAACDLGPVLQVNYEYFDNQTPDGALDLVKSLQSGEKPHPTRGAPLTDFRQAELQLAGFFEGRDADLDGPSAAPETVRGAKIAADRGWTAPAMPEHAEFPPLPEKK; encoded by the coding sequence ATGAGCACTTCCGAAGAGGTCTACGCGGCCTCCGCGCTGGACCCCGTCGAGACGCAGCGGCTGGTGAGCGACAACCCGGTCGACACCGGCGTGTTCGACCAGTCGATCGTGGACAAGGCGCAGGCGATCGTCGCGCGCTACCCGCAGTCGCGTTCGGCGCTGCTGCCGATGCTGCACCTGGTGCAGTCGGTCGAGGGGTACGTCAGCCAGGCCGGCATCACGTTCTGCGCCGACCAGCTCGACCTGGCCAACGCCGAGGTCAGCGCGGTCGCGACGTTCTACACCATGTACAAGCGCCGCCCGTGCGGCGAGCACCTGGTGAGCGTCTGCACGAACACGCTGTGCGCGGTGCTCGGCGGTGACGCGATCTACTCGAAGCTCAAGGAGCACCTGGACGTCGGCCACGAGGAGACCGCGGGCGAGCCGGGCGCGCCGGGCTCGATCACGCTGGAGCACGCCGAGTGCCTGGCCGCGTGCGACCTCGGCCCGGTGCTCCAGGTCAACTACGAGTACTTCGACAACCAGACGCCGGACGGCGCGCTGGACCTGGTGAAGTCCTTGCAGTCGGGGGAGAAGCCGCACCCGACCCGCGGCGCCCCGTTGACCGACTTCCGCCAGGCCGAGCTCCAGCTCGCCGGGTTCTTCGAGGGCCGGGACGCGGACCTGGACGGCCCGTCGGCCGCGCCGGAGACCGTGCGCGGAGCCAAGATCGCCGCGGACCGCGGGTGGACCGCGCCGGCCATGCCGGAGCACGCGGAGTTCCCGCCGTTGCCGGAGAAGAAGTAG
- a CDS encoding NADH-quinone oxidoreductase subunit D, translated as MTERLSDVTTGTDTSATGRQSDPYDASSRQTTEGTVYTVTGGDWDEVLAEAAGDERIIMNLGPQHPSTHGVLRLVLELEGESVTQARSVIGYLHTGIEKNVEYRNWTQGVTFVTRMDYLAPLHNEAAYCMAVEKLLGITVPQRAQTIRVLLMELNRISSHLVALATGGMELGALTAMTSGFREREEVLHLLEFLTGLRMNHAFIRPGGLAQDLPEGAEQKIKDFIKVMDSRLPQYDKLLTGQPIWRNRLAGVGFLPVDACLALGITGPVLRSAGLPWDIRKVEPYCGYENYEFDVPTSNAADSYARYLLRLDEIHQSLKIVRQAVDNLTPGPVMVEDAKVAWPAQLTIGSDGMGNSLEHVRKIMGQSMESLIHHFKLVTEGFAVPAGQVYVPIESPRGELGYHVVSDGGTRPMRVHVREPSFVNLQAMPAMCEGGMIADVIASVASIDPVMGGCDR; from the coding sequence ATGACCGAACGGCTTTCCGACGTGACCACGGGCACCGACACCAGTGCCACGGGCCGGCAGAGCGACCCGTACGACGCCAGCTCGCGCCAGACCACCGAGGGCACCGTCTACACGGTGACCGGCGGCGACTGGGACGAGGTGCTGGCCGAGGCCGCGGGTGACGAGCGCATCATCATGAACCTGGGCCCGCAGCACCCCTCCACGCACGGCGTGCTCCGCCTGGTGCTGGAGCTGGAGGGCGAGTCGGTCACCCAGGCCCGCAGCGTCATCGGCTACCTGCACACCGGCATCGAGAAGAACGTCGAGTACCGCAACTGGACGCAGGGCGTCACCTTCGTGACGCGCATGGACTACCTGGCCCCGCTGCACAACGAGGCCGCGTACTGCATGGCCGTGGAGAAGCTGCTCGGCATCACCGTCCCGCAGCGGGCGCAGACGATCCGGGTGCTCCTGATGGAGCTCAACCGGATCAGCTCGCACCTGGTGGCGCTGGCCACCGGCGGCATGGAGCTCGGCGCGCTGACCGCCATGACCTCGGGCTTCCGCGAGCGCGAAGAGGTCCTGCACCTGCTGGAGTTCCTGACCGGTCTGCGGATGAACCACGCGTTCATCCGGCCCGGCGGCCTGGCGCAGGACCTGCCCGAGGGCGCCGAGCAGAAGATCAAGGACTTCATCAAGGTGATGGACTCCCGGCTGCCGCAGTACGACAAGCTGCTGACCGGCCAGCCGATCTGGCGCAACCGGCTCGCGGGCGTCGGCTTCCTGCCGGTGGACGCGTGCCTGGCGCTGGGCATCACCGGCCCGGTCCTGCGTTCCGCCGGCCTGCCCTGGGACATCCGCAAGGTCGAGCCGTACTGCGGCTACGAGAACTACGAGTTCGACGTCCCCACGTCGAACGCCGCCGACTCGTACGCCCGGTACCTGCTGCGCCTGGACGAGATCCACCAGTCGCTGAAGATCGTCCGGCAGGCCGTGGACAACCTGACGCCGGGCCCGGTCATGGTGGAGGACGCCAAGGTCGCCTGGCCCGCGCAGCTGACCATCGGCTCGGACGGCATGGGCAACTCGCTGGAGCACGTCCGCAAGATCATGGGCCAGTCCATGGAGTCCCTGATCCACCACTTCAAGCTGGTCACCGAGGGCTTCGCCGTGCCGGCGGGTCAGGTGTACGTGCCGATCGAGTCGCCGCGCGGCGAGCTGGGCTACCACGTCGTGTCCGACGGCGGCACCCGGCCGATGCGCGTGCACGTGCGCGAACCCAGCTTCGTGAACCTCCAGGCGATGCCCGCGATGTGCGAGGGCGGCATGATTGCCGACGTCATCGCATCGGTGGCCTCTATCGACCCGGTGATGGGTGGTTGTGACCGATGA
- a CDS encoding NADH-quinone oxidoreductase subunit C has translation MTEPGDIGSSAERAVEGLEPNGAAEKAPIVAGKARKGMFGISGTGDTSGFGGLRLPAHVAAQSERPYGGWFDEVADELLAAIREKGLPADTVQQITVDRGEITFFLRRENLVEVCRILRDDPALRFELCSSVSGVDYGVDAPQRLHSVYHLTSMTYRRRVRLEVSVDVDDAHVPSVVAVYPTADWQEREAWDMFGIVYDGHPGLTRILMPDDWDGHPQRKDYPLGGIPVEYKGAEIPPPDQRRSYS, from the coding sequence ATGACCGAGCCAGGGGACATTGGTTCCAGCGCCGAGCGCGCCGTGGAAGGCCTGGAGCCGAACGGCGCCGCCGAGAAGGCGCCGATCGTCGCGGGCAAGGCCCGCAAGGGGATGTTCGGCATCTCCGGCACCGGCGACACGTCGGGCTTCGGCGGCCTGCGGCTGCCCGCCCACGTGGCCGCGCAGTCCGAGCGCCCCTACGGCGGCTGGTTCGACGAGGTCGCCGACGAGCTGCTGGCCGCGATCCGGGAGAAGGGCCTGCCCGCCGACACGGTCCAGCAGATCACCGTGGACCGCGGCGAGATCACCTTCTTCCTGCGCCGCGAGAACCTGGTCGAGGTGTGCCGCATCCTGCGCGACGACCCGGCGCTGCGCTTCGAGCTGTGCAGCTCGGTGTCCGGCGTCGACTACGGCGTCGACGCGCCGCAGCGGCTGCACTCGGTCTACCACCTGACGTCGATGACCTACCGCCGGCGCGTCCGGCTGGAGGTCTCGGTCGACGTGGACGACGCGCACGTGCCCAGCGTGGTCGCGGTCTACCCGACCGCGGACTGGCAGGAGCGCGAGGCCTGGGACATGTTCGGCATCGTCTACGACGGCCACCCGGGGTTGACCCGGATCCTCATGCCGGACGACTGGGACGGCCACCCGCAGCGCAAGGACTACCCGCTCGGCGGCATCCCGGTGGAGTACAAGGGCGCGGAGATCCCCCCGCCAGACCAGAGGCGGTCCTACTCATGA
- a CDS encoding NuoB/complex I 20 kDa subunit family protein, with translation MGLEEKLPNGILLASVEKLVNWTRKSSLWPATFGLACCAIEMMTTGGPRYDLARFGMEVFRASPRQADLMIVAGRVTNKMAPVLRQIYDQMPEPRWVLAMGVCASSGGMFNNYAVVQGVDHVVPVDMYLPGCPPRPEMLIDAILKIHAKIMDEPLGPNRASVLAASGHTTDLIPSSERFAKK, from the coding sequence GTGGGTCTCGAAGAGAAGCTCCCGAACGGCATCCTGCTCGCCAGCGTGGAGAAGCTGGTCAACTGGACCCGCAAGTCCTCGCTCTGGCCGGCGACCTTCGGCCTTGCCTGCTGCGCCATCGAGATGATGACCACCGGCGGCCCGCGCTACGACCTCGCGCGGTTCGGCATGGAGGTCTTCCGCGCCTCGCCGCGCCAGGCCGACCTGATGATCGTCGCGGGCCGGGTGACCAACAAGATGGCGCCGGTGCTGCGCCAGATCTACGACCAGATGCCCGAGCCGCGCTGGGTGCTGGCCATGGGCGTGTGCGCTTCAAGCGGCGGCATGTTCAACAACTACGCGGTCGTGCAGGGCGTGGACCACGTCGTGCCGGTCGACATGTACCTGCCCGGCTGCCCGCCGCGGCCGGAGATGTTGATCGACGCGATCCTCAAGATCCACGCGAAGATCATGGACGAACCGCTCGGGCCGAACCGGGCCTCGGTGCTGGCCGCGTCGGGCCACACCACGGACCTGATCCCGTCCTCCGAGCGCTTTGCGAAGAAGTGA
- a CDS encoding NADH-quinone oxidoreductase subunit A — protein MLDPYLPLVLMFALAAGFALFSVTAAPFIGPRRYNRAKLDAYECGIEPSPQPVVGGGRMPVAYYLTAMLFILFDIEMVFLYPFAVSADRLGLFGLVEIALFVATVGFAYAYVWRRGGLDWN, from the coding sequence GTGCTGGACCCTTACCTCCCCCTCGTATTGATGTTCGCCCTCGCCGCAGGCTTCGCGCTGTTCTCGGTGACGGCCGCGCCGTTCATCGGACCCCGCCGCTACAACCGGGCGAAGCTCGACGCCTACGAGTGCGGCATCGAGCCGTCGCCGCAACCGGTGGTGGGCGGTGGCCGCATGCCGGTCGCCTACTACCTCACGGCGATGCTGTTCATCCTGTTCGACATCGAAATGGTGTTCCTCTACCCCTTCGCGGTCTCCGCGGACCGGCTCGGCCTGTTCGGCCTGGTGGAGATCGCACTGTTCGTCGCGACGGTCGGCTTCGCGTACGCCTACGTGTGGCGTCGCGGCGGCCTCGACTGGAACTGA
- a CDS encoding geranylgeranyl reductase family protein, translating into MTTPSRRKAGEDAEVIVVGAGPAGSTAATYLARAGLDVVLLEKSTFPREKVCGDGLTPRGVKQLIDLGIDMREEAGWLHNRGLRVVGGGVTLELDWPDLASFPPYGVVRPRQDFDDMLARTAVDAGARMHEQTNVTGALVEHGRVVGVTAKQGPEKTPVTYRAPLVLACDGVSARLALSLGIQKDDRKPMGVAVRRYYASPRTKDDHLESHLELWDRENNVLLPGYGWIFGMGDGTVNVGLGILSTSKAYGTTDYRALLRSWLDGTPEEWGFREENATSKIGGAALPMGLNRKPHYRDGLLLVGDAGGMVNPFNGEGIGYAMESARIAAETVVQALARQGASRERALRGYPVHIEQAMGSYYRLGNIFSKLIGNPIIMRTATKYGLPRKTLMKLVLKLLAGLYDPKDGDAFDRIITAATKLAPTA; encoded by the coding sequence ATGACGACTCCCAGCCGCCGCAAGGCAGGCGAGGACGCCGAGGTGATCGTGGTCGGGGCGGGCCCTGCGGGCTCTACCGCGGCCACCTACCTGGCACGCGCGGGCCTGGACGTGGTGCTGCTGGAGAAGAGCACCTTCCCGCGCGAGAAGGTCTGTGGCGACGGCTTGACCCCACGCGGCGTCAAGCAGCTCATCGACCTGGGCATCGACATGCGTGAAGAGGCGGGCTGGCTGCACAACCGCGGTCTGCGGGTGGTCGGCGGCGGCGTCACGCTCGAGCTCGACTGGCCGGACCTGGCCTCGTTCCCGCCCTACGGCGTGGTGCGGCCACGGCAGGACTTCGACGACATGCTGGCGCGCACCGCCGTCGACGCGGGCGCCCGGATGCACGAGCAGACCAACGTCACCGGCGCGCTCGTGGAGCACGGCCGCGTCGTCGGCGTCACGGCCAAGCAGGGCCCGGAAAAGACCCCGGTCACCTACCGCGCGCCGCTCGTCCTGGCCTGCGACGGCGTGAGCGCACGCCTCGCGCTCAGCCTCGGCATCCAGAAGGACGACCGCAAGCCGATGGGCGTCGCGGTCCGCCGCTACTACGCCAGCCCGCGCACCAAGGACGACCACCTGGAGTCGCACCTGGAGCTGTGGGACCGCGAGAACAACGTGCTGCTGCCCGGCTACGGCTGGATCTTCGGCATGGGCGACGGCACCGTGAACGTCGGCCTCGGCATCCTCAGCACCTCGAAGGCCTACGGCACCACGGACTACCGCGCGCTGCTCAGGAGCTGGCTCGACGGAACCCCGGAGGAGTGGGGTTTCCGCGAGGAGAACGCCACCAGCAAGATCGGCGGCGCGGCCCTGCCGATGGGCCTGAACCGCAAGCCGCACTACCGCGACGGCCTGCTCCTCGTCGGCGACGCGGGCGGCATGGTCAACCCGTTCAACGGCGAGGGCATCGGCTACGCCATGGAGTCGGCGCGGATCGCGGCGGAGACCGTCGTGCAGGCGCTGGCCCGCCAGGGCGCGAGCCGGGAGCGGGCCCTGCGCGGCTACCCGGTCCACATCGAACAGGCCATGGGCAGCTACTACCGCCTCGGCAACATCTTCAGCAAACTGATCGGCAACCCGATCATCATGCGCACCGCCACCAAGTACGGGCTGCCGCGCAAGACCCTGATGAAGCTCGTTCTGAAGCTCCTCGCGGGCCTTTACGACCCCAAGGACGGCGACGCGTTCGACCGCATCATCACGGCCGCGACAAAACTCGCCCCAACGGCCTAA
- a CDS encoding demethylmenaquinone methyltransferase yields the protein MSRAGLDKNPREVAEMFDGVAKGYDRTNSVMTMGFDRRWREWSRRVLDARPGEKVLDLAAGTAVSTVEYAATGAWCVAADFSLGMLQTGAHRQVPKVAADAMRLPFADDSFDAVTVSFGIRNFHDPEAALREMARVVRPGGRVVVCEVSTPTFRPFRFVYKRYLLWILPFISRFVSSNPEAYKYLAESMRTWPDQREFGEIVARAGWEDVAWMNLTGGLVALHRATKPTGNPATKSTEKPTDKTADKPA from the coding sequence ATGTCGCGTGCAGGTTTGGACAAGAACCCCCGCGAGGTCGCCGAGATGTTCGACGGCGTGGCCAAGGGGTACGACCGCACGAACTCCGTCATGACCATGGGGTTCGACCGGCGTTGGCGTGAGTGGAGCAGGCGGGTCCTGGACGCCCGGCCCGGTGAGAAGGTGCTCGACCTGGCAGCCGGCACGGCCGTCTCCACGGTCGAGTACGCGGCCACTGGCGCGTGGTGCGTGGCGGCCGACTTCTCGCTCGGCATGCTCCAGACCGGAGCGCACCGGCAGGTGCCGAAGGTCGCCGCCGACGCCATGCGCCTGCCGTTCGCGGACGACTCGTTCGACGCGGTCACGGTGTCGTTCGGGATCCGGAACTTCCACGACCCCGAGGCCGCCCTCCGCGAAATGGCCCGGGTGGTACGCCCCGGCGGCCGGGTGGTGGTGTGCGAGGTGTCCACGCCGACATTCCGGCCGTTCCGCTTCGTCTACAAGCGCTACCTGCTGTGGATCCTGCCGTTCATCAGCCGGTTCGTGTCCTCCAACCCGGAGGCCTACAAGTACCTCGCCGAGTCCATGCGCACCTGGCCCGACCAGCGCGAGTTCGGCGAGATCGTGGCCCGCGCCGGCTGGGAGGACGTCGCCTGGATGAACCTCACCGGCGGCCTGGTCGCCCTGCACCGCGCCACCAAGCCGACCGGCAATCCGGCCACCAAGTCGACCGAGAAGCCGACCGACAAGACCGCCGACAAGCCGGCCTGA